One window from the genome of Bacteroidales bacterium encodes:
- a CDS encoding class I SAM-dependent methyltransferase, with amino-acid sequence MGKISKLTKALGLIARKPYLLNLVLNNDEVWKTYVMQHYGIGNGLPVVDLDVMFPGFSATVPVFAFLDGGSLPTDIALLIKLAEGFTDCSYFEIGTWRGESVVNVAGVAKDCFTLNLMDEEMRRIGQSEDYIGLTGFFSKGKKNIAHLKGNSKNYDFAGLNRKFDLIFIDGDHHYESVKNDTEKVFTHLIHKNSVVVWHDYARNPETVRHEVLAGILDGMPKEFHENLLHAANTLSAVYTNNKYPSHPLKNPTKPKYYFSINISKRSIGASTSND; translated from the coding sequence ATGGGAAAAATTTCAAAGCTAACAAAAGCTCTTGGGTTGATCGCCCGCAAACCTTACCTGCTTAATCTTGTGCTAAACAATGATGAAGTATGGAAAACATATGTGATGCAGCATTACGGAATTGGAAACGGTTTACCGGTTGTTGACCTTGACGTAATGTTTCCCGGTTTTTCGGCAACGGTGCCCGTTTTTGCTTTCCTCGATGGCGGTTCGCTACCTACTGATATTGCGCTTTTAATAAAATTAGCCGAAGGGTTTACCGACTGTTCCTATTTTGAAATCGGTACATGGCGCGGTGAAAGCGTAGTGAACGTAGCTGGAGTAGCCAAAGATTGTTTTACCCTGAATTTGATGGATGAAGAAATGCGTCGGATAGGTCAGTCTGAGGATTACATTGGACTAACAGGCTTTTTTTCAAAAGGAAAGAAGAACATCGCCCACTTGAAAGGCAACTCAAAGAATTATGATTTTGCAGGGTTGAACAGAAAATTTGACCTGATTTTTATTGACGGTGATCATCATTATGAATCAGTGAAAAACGACACTGAAAAAGTTTTTACTCATCTGATACACAAAAATTCTGTGGTGGTGTGGCACGATTATGCCCGTAATCCCGAAACAGTCCGCCATGAAGTATTAGCAGGCATTCTTGACGGGATGCCGAAAGAATTCCATGAAAACCTTTTACACGCTGCGAATACCCTTTCGGCCGTTTACACCAACAACAAGTACCCGTCACATCCTTTGAAAAACCCCACCAAGCCTAAGTATTACTTTTCGATAAACATCAGTAAACGTTCAATTGGCGCCTCCACCAGCAATGATTAG
- a CDS encoding T9SS type A sorting domain-containing protein produces the protein GTIWITGISGFAEIEVIGSLGTTMKTITNDGQNSLSIDLYDFQPGVYQIKFMGESGSVVKRVVKK, from the coding sequence CGGAACCATCTGGATCACCGGAATTTCCGGTTTTGCAGAGATTGAGGTGATTGGCTCATTGGGAACAACAATGAAAACCATCACAAACGATGGCCAAAACTCATTAAGCATTGATCTTTACGACTTTCAACCAGGTGTTTACCAAATTAAATTTATGGGTGAAAGCGGAAGTGTAGTTAAACGGGTAGTGAAGAAATAG
- a CDS encoding C40 family peptidase has product MENYGFCHLSSIPVRAGDSHKSEMVSQLLFGETFEIIGESGDFQLIRGTLDKYEGYISKKQHLTLSKAEFENLFSKPPQFPLNAISTMEELNSGNKFFVMTGSSLRGFKNGRLNVGGMEFRFSEPIHEPHFPVNRNDLAETAKLFLHAPYLWAGRSLFGIDCSGLMQVVFNIHGMILQRDAAYQSQTGETLNLLSEAATGDLAFFDDEEGKITHVGMLLHDNKIIHSSGYVRVDNIDHHGIYNQSLKKYTHKLRLVKRVI; this is encoded by the coding sequence ATGGAAAATTATGGTTTTTGTCACCTCTCATCAATCCCGGTAAGAGCAGGCGATTCACATAAATCAGAAATGGTGAGCCAGTTGCTATTTGGCGAGACCTTTGAAATTATTGGTGAAAGTGGCGATTTTCAACTGATCAGAGGAACGTTGGATAAATATGAGGGCTACATCAGTAAAAAGCAACATCTGACCCTTTCAAAGGCCGAGTTTGAAAACTTATTTAGCAAGCCACCACAATTTCCTTTGAATGCCATTTCAACAATGGAAGAATTGAACTCGGGGAATAAGTTCTTTGTCATGACAGGAAGCAGTCTCAGAGGATTTAAGAATGGGAGGCTCAATGTTGGAGGAATGGAATTTCGATTTAGTGAACCAATACATGAACCTCATTTTCCTGTAAACCGCAATGACCTGGCCGAAACTGCAAAACTATTTCTTCACGCACCCTACCTGTGGGCAGGGCGGTCATTGTTTGGTATTGACTGTTCAGGACTAATGCAGGTTGTTTTCAACATTCACGGTATGATACTGCAGCGTGATGCCGCTTACCAGTCGCAAACCGGTGAGACATTAAACCTGTTATCGGAAGCTGCCACTGGCGATCTTGCATTTTTTGATGATGAAGAAGGGAAAATCACTCATGTTGGTATGCTGCTTCACGACAATAAAATTATCCATTCATCAGGGTATGTAAGAGTTGATAACATCGATCATCACGGTATTTACAATCAATCCCTGAAAAAATACACACACAAGCTGAGGTTGGTAAAGCGGGTAATTTGA
- a CDS encoding bacterioferritin, with amino-acid sequence MKEKSIELLNKAVADELTAVHQYMYFHFHCDDQGYDLLANLFKRTAIEEMLHVERLAERILFLKGDVKMEVSEPTRYIHDVNEMLTLACKMEESSANDYNKWANECAQNADSVSKKLFESLVEDEERHFNQYDDEMENLKKFGDKYLALQSIERSRNTAMGTAAAD; translated from the coding sequence ATGAAAGAAAAAAGTATCGAATTGCTCAACAAAGCAGTAGCCGACGAACTGACAGCAGTGCACCAGTACATGTACTTCCATTTTCACTGTGACGACCAGGGATACGACCTGCTGGCCAACCTTTTTAAACGCACAGCCATCGAAGAGATGCTCCATGTGGAGCGCCTGGCAGAGCGCATCCTCTTTCTCAAAGGTGATGTGAAAATGGAGGTAAGCGAACCAACCAGATACATACACGATGTAAACGAAATGCTCACCCTTGCCTGTAAAATGGAAGAGAGCAGTGCCAATGATTATAACAAGTGGGCTAACGAGTGTGCACAAAACGCAGACTCTGTTTCCAAGAAATTGTTTGAGTCGCTGGTGGAAGATGAGGAACGTCATTTTAATCAATATGACGATGAAATGGAGAACCTTAAGAAATTTGGTGACAAATACCTTGCCCTGCAGTCTATCGAGCGTAGCCGGAACACAGCGATGGGAACAGCCGCTGCCGATTAA